The following coding sequences lie in one Monomorium pharaonis isolate MP-MQ-018 chromosome 1, ASM1337386v2, whole genome shotgun sequence genomic window:
- the LOC105838076 gene encoding protein expanded isoform X4 produces MRGSGVTAVRSCRQPLVSASRYLAVHALSGDPINFIVEAKSRVKEVYTQTCAQLSQEGMRDCELFGLAILSDGEYLFVDPENKLSKYAPKNWRNSHTHGLDSSGSPIFVLYFRVRFYVDTPLLLSDETSRHHYYLQLRDNVVRHGGGVESLHPHHPLHEPSIVTPLLVLAGLALQADLGDYSEERHRPHAGSIGYCKSTDYLPPHMCLESNVLAVLATQHREYSGLSREEAELQYIREAVLLEAPLNAHLYRLRRSKNEAGPGRILLAICARGVRIYAEEETPRVFAWNNIGKLSFDRKKFEIRAVDQPEKLTLYSGCDDKSKLLLGLCRDTHQFSMAIAPRVNEAMKREEEERKVLRDCYMYPTRCKLSLTARGARGDQRISVISSTSSNTTSGIVSDRVHSEDEPDTAPASTECLPRLTETVPYSDGQSKVLNGTNGDTDNHSMPPSSVSIIDEIDSSDATSTSVVLRLASSAATAAEGSQCSSSCSTVVVVNTSAGGTSRMRRTSATSSLELGYSHTAQNSAISSETASFPGVIYDRCKKTGKYTGTDIASETSGVYTLRSSEIQDERIGGDMYSPTGDTNESSAASDVCALSSVQSTTDEASITSGFYTIHSGLRSESSDVYTEDVGVEDQEPIYSLCKGDDDDRDSLSNRQLEDSRSRSNSILSVSSFRGDGSDPSSARPLLSADELSDLIVGRYPPRKTIGNSMDSDCDYVTMPPPPPPPPPPRTDSDRQLPPPPPYPIQNIDYATINASKRSNIPEPQSRERQPPPPPPPYNSSCSDFVPLPPRRTDPPPPPPPYTSSRERIQIPPPTPPRNDAVTPREPPPPPPPYPTDISTAIGTIPRATKTTNDVAGNVAPKPPPRIQPPTYPGDKMKPTPVHAPVAALVVGPNNYLDVHASRAGPVLLPYLTTPPPPPPLPPPPIVHPRQPPPPPPPPPPSSSSQQPASSLATVYTSQVSRSQIEQYQQQLYSDVDYVMFPLKDPAVSKQEYIDAKQGSLLAAMAAYPPPPYPSFNNKSSVIYRSTPYLPGSSFSSQSKYASNQNLSSSDTGSSSGNYLQGNLNSHYAASTSSLYSGATCSSTGSHSLRREPPVPAHPLDAFSRTRSDENILKCLDTLIASKMQSLPQSKHRRLPPPPPPPPYEIQNLEKNQPLPSSSSAAVSLLTATTNKFKKLSNGVEENDEGKGDDMLDIRTLREKSRNLDLPLISALCNDQYLLKQTKAFVLPKHPSEITSTTASTKSGTRSSNGATSSRNKYPVSGLSTTQIQKPLRKSSTSTHKHPSETKSSAHKVNTSSAGVSTTKKDFTRASHS; encoded by the exons ATTACTCTTAAG CGATGAGACGTCACGGCACCACTATTATCTGCAACTGCGCGACAATGTCGTCAGGCATGGCGGCGGGGTGGAGAGCCTCCATCCTCACCATCCCCTTCACGAACCTTCTATCGTCACGCCGCTGTTGGTGCTCGCTGGGCTTGCCCTTCAAGCCGATCTTGGTGACTATTCCGAGGAACGTCACAGACCGCATGCAGGATCAATCGGCTATTGCAAATCCACGGATTACCTTCCCCCCCAT ATGTGCCTCGAGTCGAACGTGCTTGCCGTACTTGCAACCCAGCATCGAGAGTACAGTGGACTTTCCAGAGAGGAGGCAGAGTTGCAATATATCCGGGAGGCGGTGCTGTTGGAGGCGCCGCTCAACGCTCACCTGTATCGGCTGCGCCGGAGTAAGAACGAGGCGGGACCGGGGCGCATACTCCTGGCAATTTGCGCTCGCGGAGTGCGAATCTACGCTGAGGAGGAGACACCCCGCGTTTTCGCTTGGAACAATATCGGCAAGCTCTCTTTCGAC CGCAAAAAGTTCGAAATCCGAGCGGTCGATCAGCCCGAAAAACTTACCCTTTACAGCGGATGCGATGACAAGAGCAAACTTCTGTTGGGACTTTGCCGTGACACCCATCAGTTCTCTATGGCTATAGCGCCTAGAGTAAATGAAGCTATGAAACGAGAGGAAGAAG AGCGGAAAGTCTTGAGGGATTGTTACATGTACCCCACACGATGTAAGTTGAGTTTAACGGCGCGCGGTGCGCGCGGTGATCAGCGAATTTCTGTCATCTCGAGTACATCCTCGAACACAACATCCGGTATTGTCAGCGATCGGGTGCATAGTGAGGATGAGCCTGATACCGCACCAGCCTCGACCGAGTGTTTGCCACGTCTTACCGAGACGGTGCCTTATTCAGACGGCCAGAGTAAAGTTTTAAATGGCACGAACGGGGATACGGACAATCACTCTATGCCACCTTCTTCCGTTTCTATTATTGACG AGATTGACAGTTCTGACGCTACTTCTACGTCGGTGGTGTTACGCCTTGCATCGAGTGCTGCTACCGCTGCTGAGGGTTCGCAGTGCAGCAGCAGTTGCAGCACAGTGGTTGTCGTTAATACATCCGCGGGCGGTACGTCGCGGATGCGCCGCACCTCAGCGACTTCCAGCTTGGAGCTGGGCTACTCGCATACAGCGCAAAATTCGGCGATTTCCTCGGAGACAGCTAGCTTTCCAGGCGTTATTTATGATAGGTGTAAGAAGACAGGTAAATACACAG GTACTGATATTGCAAGCGAGACCAGCGGCGTGTACACTCTGAGAAGCAGTGAGATTCAAGACGAGAGAATTGGAGGCGATATGTATTCTCCTACAGGCGATACCAACGAGTCCTCGGCGGCAAGTGACGTTTGTGCCTTAAGTTCCGTTCAATCCACCACCGATGAAGCGTCCATCACGTCCGGTTTCTACACTATTCATAGTGGATTACGATCCGAAAGTAGCGACGTTTATACGGAGGATGTCGGCGTGGAAGATCAAGAGCCGATATATAGTCTTTGCAAgggcgacgacgatgacaGGGACTCCCTGTCGAACCGACAGCTCGAGGATTCGCGTTCGCGTAGCAACAGCATACTCAGTGTGAGCAGCTTTCGAGGGGACGGGAGCGACCCATCCAGCGCAAGGCCGTTGTTGTCGGCTGATGAGTTATCGGATCTCATAGTCGGTAGGTATCCTCCGCGCAAGACTATCGGCAACTCGATGGACTCGGACTGTGACTACGTGACGATGCCACCGCCGCCACctccgccaccgccgccaaGGACGGACAGCGATCGACAATtaccgccgccaccaccatATCCAATACAGAATATCGATTACGCGACAATCAATGCTTCAAAGAGGTCCAATATACCGGAACCTCAGTCTCGGGAACGTCAGCCACCACCGCCTCCACCGCCGTACAACTCAAGCTGCAGCGACTTTGTCCCGTTGCCGCCCAGACGAACCGatccaccgccgccgccgcctccgTACACGTCATCGCGTGAGAGGATTCAAATACCACCGCCCACCCCGCCACGAAACGACGCGGTGACTCCGCGAGaaccgccaccaccaccgccgccttATCCAACCGATATATCGACAGCAATCGGCACCATTCCAAGAGCCACGAAAACTACTAACGACGTTGCCGGGAATGTCGCGCCGAAACCACCGCCTAGAATCCAACCTCCTACTTATCCAGGCGATAAAATGAAACCTACCCCCGTACATGCCCCAGTTGCCGCTCTTGTCGTAGGCCCGAACAATTACCTAGATGTACATGCTTCCCGAGCCGGTCCGGTACTTCTACCATATCTGACtacaccaccgccgccgcctccTTTGCCTCCGCCGCCGATAGTACACCCGCGAcaaccgccaccgccgccaccgccaccaccgccaTCGTCATCATCGCAACAACCAGCATCAAGTTTGGCGACTGTCTATACAAGTCAGGTTTCTCGATCACAAATAGAGCAGTACCAGCAACAACTCTACTCCGACGTTGACTATGTTATGTTTCCACTCAAAGATCCTGCGGTGTCAAAGCAAGAGTACATCGACGCTAAACAGGGCTCCCTTCTGGCGGCGATGGCGGCTTATCCACCGCCGCCGTATCCGTCCTTTAACAACAAGTCCTCGGTGATATATCGAAGCACACCTTATCTTCCTGGTTCCTCTTTTTCCTCGCAATCCAAATATGCATCCAATCAGAACCTAAGCTCCAGCGATACCGGTAGTTCTAGCGGAAATTACCTTCAGGGCAATCTGAACAGCCACTATGCCGCCAGCACTAGTTCGCTGTACAGTGGTGCAACCTGTTCGTCAACGGGTAGCCACAGTCTCAGGAGAGAGCCGCCCGTGCCAGCTCATCCGCTGGATGCGTTTTCGCGGACTAGAAGTGATGAGAACATCCTAAAATGCTTGGATACCTTGATCGCAAGCAAGATGCAATCTCTACCGCAGTCCAAGCATCGCAGGctaccgccaccgccaccaccaccgcccTACGAAATACAg aatcttgaaaaaaatcagCCGTTACCATCATCTTCTTCAGCAGCAGTTTCCTTGTTAACTGCTACAACCAACAAATTTAAGAAACTCAGCAACGGTGTTGAAGAGAATGATGAAGGGAAGGGCGATGATATGTTAGACATTCGAACGCTTCGCGAGAAAAGTCGTAACTTGGACTTACCGTTAATTTCCGCATTATGCAACGATCAATACCTGTTGAAGCAGACGAAGGCCTTTGTCTTACCGAAGCATCCCAGCGAGATAACTTCCACCACCGCGTCCACGAAGAGCGGTACACGCAGCAGTAACGGTGCGACGTCCAGCAGGAACAAATATCCGGTGAGCGGACTATCAACGACACAAATTCAGAAACCACTTAGAAAATCTTCGACAAGCACTCACAAGCATCCCTCCGAGACAAAGAGCAGTGCCCACAAGGTCAACACCTCCTCCGCAGGAGTTTCAACTACTAAGAAGGACTTTACAAGGGCATCTCACTCGTAA